A window of the Desulfopila inferna genome harbors these coding sequences:
- a CDS encoding SGNH/GDSL hydrolase family protein — translation MFRKILAIGDCNTLGAKELKGHSYPERVADKIGSEVINLGHTMATTREGLGLLRDCLHRDYMADADCIFIQFGLADSSKTLRYSPYVLYYPDNWCRKVLRALTKKFKKTCRKAGVNVLLGESNTVPIEEYEENLRKMVELSQPRTVFLVDTIPTNNQDRNGELVRYNKILDKVCGDYETCIKIDLYEIFEKESHQFYMDRIHCSNAGYECIAAKIASRIRLA, via the coding sequence ATGTTCCGCAAAATTCTTGCCATAGGTGACTGCAATACGCTTGGTGCAAAAGAGCTGAAGGGACACAGCTATCCGGAAAGGGTGGCCGATAAGATCGGCTCTGAAGTAATTAATCTTGGCCATACAATGGCTACAACACGAGAAGGTCTGGGATTGCTGCGGGATTGTTTGCACCGGGATTATATGGCGGATGCCGACTGCATATTCATACAATTCGGTTTGGCGGATTCCAGCAAGACCCTCAGATATTCTCCTTATGTGCTCTATTATCCCGATAATTGGTGTCGCAAGGTATTACGAGCACTGACGAAAAAATTTAAAAAAACCTGTCGTAAAGCAGGGGTTAATGTTCTTCTGGGAGAGTCTAATACCGTACCCATAGAGGAATATGAAGAAAACTTACGAAAAATGGTCGAACTCTCTCAACCCAGAACCGTTTTTCTCGTGGATACCATCCCTACCAACAACCAGGACCGTAATGGTGAATTAGTGCGATATAATAAGATCCTTGATAAGGTTTGCGGCGATTATGAGACATGTATAAAGATTGATCTCTATGAAATATTTGAAAAAGAATCCCATCAATTTTACATGGACAGGATTCATTGCAGCAATGCCGGGTATGAGTGTATTGCGGCTAAAATAGCAAGTAGGATACGATTGGCATAA